One stretch of Harmonia axyridis chromosome 1, icHarAxyr1.1, whole genome shotgun sequence DNA includes these proteins:
- the LOC123685581 gene encoding ubiquitin carboxyl-terminal hydrolase 14 — MPSFKVKVKWGKEIYPDIEVNTDEPPLVFKAQLFALTGVHPERQKVMIKGVTLKDDDWTNFKLKDGVTILLMGSKEEDVPKEPVEKTVFVEDMSENELATALDLPAGLTNLGNTCYMNATVQCLKSVPELREALQKFEGNIAMSSNMMPAQSITAALRDLYNNMEKSKTIPPLLLLNVLHLAFPRFAEKNDHGYMQQDANEFWTELIRMLQQKLPAKQNNDVNAEKFKSLIDQFFGGTFDVELKCTEADDEPVTKSNEQFLQLSCFISQDVRYMHSGLRNKLQEQITKFSPTLGRDSVYTKTNKISRLPAYLTVQFVRFYYKEKEAINAKILKDVKFPLDFDAFDLCTPELQEKLSPMRAKFKEFEDRQIVLASESKDKGKNKGDSKSSEALKKYEPYHFENDLGSNNSGYYTLQAVLTHRGRSSSSGHYVGWVRQSGDSWVKCDDENVSPVTTEEILKLSGGGDWHCAYVLLYGPRQLEIIENLEKMDES; from the exons ATGCCTTCATTCAAAG TTAAAGTTAAATGGGGAAAAGAAATTTACCCAGATATAGAAGTGAACACAGATGAACCTCCTCTAGTTTTCAAAGCTCAATTATTCGCCCTTACGGGAGTACATCCTGAAAGACAAAAAGTTATGATAAAAGGAGTCACTTTGAAGGATGATGACTGGACAAATTTCAAACTGAAAGAT GGCGTAACAATATTACTTATGGGTAGCAAAGAGGAAGATGTTCCTAAAGAGCCTGTTGAAAAGACagtttttgttgaagacatGAGTGAAAATGAATTAGCAACTGCT TTAGATCTACCAGCAGGCCTAACTAATTTAGGTAATACCTGTTATATGAATGCTACAGTTCAATGCCTCAAGTCAGTCCCAGAGTTAAGGGAAGCGTTACAAAAATTTGAAGGAA ATATAGCTATGAGTAGTAATATGATGCCGGCTCAGTCGATTACAGCAGCTTTAcgagatctttataataatatggagaaatctaaAACTATTCCACCTCTTCTTCTTTTAAATGTGTTGCATTTAGCTTTCCCAAGATTTGCTGAGAAAAATGATCATGGTTATATGCAACAA GATGCAAATGAGTTTTGGACTGAGCTGATTAGAATGCTTCAGCAAAAATTGCCAGCAAAACAAAACAATGATGTTAATGCAGAAAAATTCAA atcttTGATTGATCAGTTCTTTGGAGGAACATTTGATGTTGAGCTGAAATGTACAGAGGCAGATGATGAACCAGTTACGAAAAGTAATGAGCAGTTCTTACAATTAAGTTGCTTTATTTCACAAGATGTTAGATATATGCATTCAGGTCTGAGAAAT AAACTTCAGGaacaaattacaaaattttcaccTACATTAGGAAGGGATTCGGTTTATACGAAAACT aataaaATAAGTAGATTACCAGCATATCTAACTGTTCAATTTGTCAGATTTTATTATAAAGAAAAAGAAGCCATAAATGCAAAAATTCTTAAGGATGTTAAGTTTCCCTTAGATTTTGATGCATTTGATCTTTGTACTCCAGAATTACAGGAAAAATTATCCCCAATGAGAGCCAAGTTTAAG gaatttgAAGACAGGCAAATAGTACTTGCATCCGAGTCCAAAGATAAGGGAAAAAATAAAGGAGATTCAAAATCTAGCGAAGCATTAAAGAAATATGAACCttatcattttgaaaatg ATTTAGGTAGCAATAATAGTGGCTATTATACTTTACAAGCTGTACTAACCCATCGTGGCAGATCTTCATCTAGTGGTCACTATGTAGGGTGGGTTAGACAATCAGGCGATAGTTGGGTGAAATGTGATGATGAAAATGTTTCTCCAGTTACAACAGAAGAAATTTTGAAGCTGTCAGGGGGTG GTGATTGGCACTGTGCCTATGTTCTCTTGTATGGACCTCGACAACTTGAAATTATAGAAAATCtagaaaaaatggatgaaagTTAA
- the LOC123685585 gene encoding uncharacterized protein LOC123685585: MQPEQSRYINSVSDLLLSTDEIEFLLEDIRDLEPTSCKPEDIQVFPSQFIVLQVADGMSSVLQDFEIAGSRTGALSSADCAGGCECDSPLDTVNSWDSHSHYRQRAASPDISLYSGVIVYCDHTHLKTPTGFLRVILLVTTIACLACLCSSGTMKVGLFMLPLVGRIRFMMFVSLLSILATSLLLFLDISHIIYLFPFNWGKLNAYFYVSLSVLFLIASSLIFHSLFLSEAFSWVPKWTHEHLLITGCLGYMCCLESVLLALIQKRSKGPYEPVAEDPSLNLQERQTSLQTSPFHRSNQVTHNYKPMMNHPAIGPSTSQQETYYFEDVQPCSSKSGTYYRSAS, translated from the exons ATGCAGCCAGAGCAAAGCCGATACATCAATTCAGTTTCAGACCTTTTACTCAGTACTGACGAAATCGAGTTCTTGTTAGAAGACATTAGAGACCTGGAGCCCACAAGCTGTAAACCTGAAGATATTCAGGTATTCCCATCTCAGTTTA TTGTGTTGCAGGTTGCCGATGGTATGAGTTCTGTGTTGCAGGACTTTGAGATCGCAGGCAGCAGGACTGGCGCACTCAGTAGCGCCGATTGTGCAGGAGGATGCGAATGCGATTCGCCCTTGGACACGGTCAATTCCTGGGACTCACACTCTCATTATAGACAGAGGGCTGCTTCACCTGATATCTCTCTCTATTCTGGTGTGATAGTGTATTGCGACCATACCCATTTGAAGACACCAACAGGATTTTTACGAGTTATTTTACTT GTAACAACTATAGCATGTTTAGCATGCTTGTGCAGTTCTGGCACAATGAAAGTAGGACTATTTATGCTTCCATTGGTAGGAAGAATACGATTTATGATGTTTGTGTCTCTGTTGAGCATATTAGCCACCAGTCTTTTACTGTTTCTTGATATTTCACATATTATATATCTATTTCCGTTTAATTGGGGAAAACTG AACGCATATTTCTATGTGAGCCTTAGTGTGTTGTTCCTGATAGCTTCATCACTGATTTTCCATTCCTTATTCTTATCAGAGGCCTTTTCTTGGGTTCCAAAATGGACACATGAACATTTACTAATCACAGGT TGTTTAGGATATATGTGTTGCTTGGAATCAGTCCTATTGGCCTTAATACAAAAGCGTTCTAAGGGTCCTTATGAACCAGTAGCAGAAGACCCTAGTCTGAACCTACAAGAGCGACAAACTTCCCTGCAAACTTCACCATTTCATAGGTCCAATCAAGTTACGCACAATTACAAACCTATGATGAATCATCCTGCAATTGGTCCATCCACTTCTCAACAAGAGACATATTATTTTGAAGATGTCCAaccttgttcatcaaaaagtgGCACATACTACAGAAGTGCATcatag